In a single window of the Montipora capricornis isolate CH-2021 chromosome 11, ASM3666992v2, whole genome shotgun sequence genome:
- the LOC138023069 gene encoding coiled-coil domain-containing protein 152-like: MATNGKVKRIDLDHLIQEFTLWQKTLRDSVHENNCLQMEIRSLMKKVQSSEEAEKIAREEAGRFKDMVDKLQEVISKRCDYEDQNEELRKQIAGMKDKSSKIEEEHKKQISEALKNLETADQVHKEEVLRVKKETLQQSRGEIDTLKKSLKESADEVQQLQKQLTEVNRANHTEIVKLQLEYDAKLQKLQRNCVRTQSGQASNVNNDIFRKKLQFAKAEAQKEIAALKSKVSELERKLSLQQMSAAKRKRF; the protein is encoded by the exons ATGGCAACGAACGGAAAAGTGAAGCGAATTGATTTGGATCATCTAATTCAGGAATTCACGCTATGGCAAAAG ACCCTGAGGGATTCTGTTCACGAGAACAACTGTTTGCAAATGGAAATTCGCTCTCTTATGAAGAAGGTACAATCGAGTGAGGAGGCTGAGAAGATTGCGCGTGAAG AAGCTGGAAGATTTAAAGACATGGTAGACAAGTTACAAGAAGTTATTTCAAAACGCTGTGATTACGAAG ACCAAAATGAAGAACTGAGAAAACAAATCGCAGGAATGAAGGACAAATCAAGCAAGATTGAGGAG GAACACAAAAAGCAAATTTCTGAAGCGCTAAAGAATCTCGAAACAGCTGACCAAGTCCACAAAGAAGAGGTCTTGAGAGTGAAAAAGGAAACCCTTCAACAAA GCAGAGGCGAGATTGATACACTGAAAAAGTCGTTAAAGGAAAGTGCAGATGAAGTTCAACAGCTTCAGAAACAGTTAACTGAAGTCAACCGTGCTAATCACACTGAAATAGTCAAACTTCAATTAGAG TATGACGCAAAACTGCAGAAACTTCAAAGGAACTGTGTGAGGACACAGAGTGGACAGGCTTCTAACGTCAATAATGACATATTCAGGAAG AAACTACAATTTGCCAAAGCTGAGGCACAAAAGGAAATCGCTGCTCTCAAAAGTAAGGTGTCTGAACTTGAAAGAAAGCTTTCACTGCAACAGATGTCTGCTGCAAAGAGGAAGAGGTTTTAA